One Cardinium endosymbiont cEper1 of Encarsia pergandiella genomic region harbors:
- a CDS encoding IS481 family transposase, producing MNLHQKIIKPKLGLLEVAKTLGNISSACKSMGYSRDSYYRFKSLYELGGQDALHEISRKKPILANRVDPKIEQSVIDMAIDYPAYGQLRVSNELKQEGILVSPGGVRSIWLRNDLNNIKKRLKVLESKMAEDGLVLTESQLSALERRKNEQESYGEIDTAHPGYLGCQDTYYVGTFKGIGKVYTQVFIDSYSRVSHAKLYTDKTALTAADLLNDRVLPWYQEQSIPILRILTDRGTEYKVKIEHHAFELFLSIEGIEHTVTKAYSPQTNGFCERFNKTMKQEFFDTAMRKKIYTDLDDLQEDLDNWLHYYNHERPHSGKYCYGKTPIQTWQDSKKLVLEKNNQIAYIKNMTDNLNLTDNYIL from the coding sequence ATGAACTTACATCAAAAAATAATTAAACCTAAACTAGGTTTATTAGAGGTAGCCAAAACGTTGGGCAATATCTCATCAGCGTGTAAAAGCATGGGTTATAGCAGAGATAGCTATTATCGTTTTAAGTCCTTATATGAACTAGGTGGTCAGGATGCCCTACATGAGATAAGTCGCAAGAAACCTATATTAGCTAATAGAGTAGATCCTAAGATAGAACAATCAGTAATAGATATGGCCATAGATTATCCAGCATATGGTCAACTTAGGGTATCAAACGAGTTAAAGCAGGAAGGTATACTTGTTTCTCCTGGAGGCGTAAGATCTATCTGGTTACGCAATGACTTAAATAATATAAAGAAACGTCTTAAAGTTTTGGAATCCAAGATGGCTGAAGATGGTCTTGTTTTGACTGAATCCCAGTTATCAGCCTTAGAAAGACGTAAAAATGAACAAGAATCATATGGAGAAATAGATACGGCACATCCTGGTTATTTAGGTTGTCAAGACACTTATTATGTGGGTACCTTTAAAGGTATAGGTAAAGTATATACGCAAGTATTTATAGATAGCTATTCTAGAGTATCTCATGCAAAACTATATACTGATAAGACAGCTCTGACAGCAGCTGATCTGTTAAATGACAGAGTATTACCTTGGTACCAAGAACAAAGTATACCAATTTTACGTATTCTAACAGATCGAGGTACCGAGTATAAAGTCAAAATAGAACATCATGCTTTTGAGTTATTTTTAAGCATTGAAGGTATAGAGCATACGGTTACTAAAGCCTATTCACCGCAAACCAATGGATTTTGTGAGCGTTTTAATAAAACAATGAAACAGGAATTCTTTGATACAGCTATGCGTAAAAAAATCTATACAGACCTGGATGATTTGCAAGAGGATTTAGATAACTGGTTACACTACTATAATCATGAGCGACCCCATTCTGGAAAGTACTGTTACGGAAAAACACCTATACAAACTTGGCAAGATAGCAAAAAACTAGTACTTGAAAAAAATAATCAAATCGCCTATATTAAAAACATGACTGACAACCTAAACTTAACTGACAACTATATACTATAA
- a CDS encoding phosphatase PAP2 family protein: MKKIRTIKIIWHENILFFYLITSLLVIGIFPLFVWDKVAFFKLLKQWHHPMVDCIAPYCTWLGDGITYLSFLCIVTLLHATCRKAIVIAGSFGIMSMVVQLLKRVFFRGTLRPMALLPVDEPLHLVDGVSLPIDFSFPSGHAATIFSLISVLQLLYSSKKNIYSLILLGIALMVVYSRIYLCQHFYTDVYVGAWIGTMAAVIAYISVMDYNGPSWLDRSIYFLLYTHGKRFSIKK; this comes from the coding sequence ATGAAAAAGATAAGGACCATTAAAATAATTTGGCATGAAAATATTTTATTTTTTTACCTAATTACTAGCTTATTAGTTATCGGTATTTTTCCGCTTTTTGTATGGGATAAAGTTGCGTTTTTTAAATTGCTTAAACAGTGGCACCATCCTATGGTAGATTGTATAGCGCCTTATTGTACTTGGCTGGGTGATGGGATTACCTATCTATCCTTCCTATGTATAGTCACCTTATTACATGCAACTTGTAGAAAGGCTATTGTGATAGCGGGAAGTTTTGGCATTATGTCTATGGTAGTACAATTATTAAAACGTGTTTTTTTTAGAGGTACATTAAGACCTATGGCTTTGCTTCCTGTAGATGAACCGCTACACTTAGTAGATGGGGTATCGCTACCAATAGATTTTAGTTTTCCTTCAGGTCATGCTGCTACCATCTTTTCCTTGATATCTGTACTACAGCTATTGTATAGCAGCAAAAAAAATATATATAGTCTAATTTTGTTAGGAATAGCCCTAATGGTTGTCTATTCAAGAATTTATCTTTGTCAACATTTCTATACAGATGTTTATGTAGGTGCTTGGATTGGTACAATGGCTGCTGTAATAGCATACATCTCTGTTATGGATTATAATGGGCCAAGTTGGTTGGACCGTTCTATCTATTTTTTGTTGTACACCCATGGGAAACGGTTTTCGATTAAAAAATAG
- the gap gene encoding type I glyceraldehyde-3-phosphate dehydrogenase produces the protein MKKIAINGFGRIGRLALRTILGYSDLEVVAINDLANSTILAHLFKYDSHYGPFKGEVTCDASTITICNQYIQVYSSPDPSVLPWAKLGVDVVIEATGHFLDTKGATSHLTAGAKQVVLSAPAKDQAIPTIVLGINDDILKTKPVILSNASCTTNCLAPVAKVLDDHFSIEQGVINTIHAYTADQSLQDAPHNDLRRARAAGLSIIPTSTGAAKAIGLVMPHLAGKLDGMAMRVPVSNGSVVDFTALLKKETTKEALNQTMYEAAQGPLKHILAYTEDPIVSVDVIGSTQSSVFDGKLTYVNGKLVKVISWYDNEGSYAHRLIEIIRLL, from the coding sequence ATGAAAAAAATTGCGATTAATGGATTCGGCCGTATTGGTCGATTGGCTTTACGTACGATTTTAGGTTATAGTGATTTAGAGGTAGTAGCCATTAATGACCTAGCCAATAGTACAATTTTAGCCCATTTATTTAAATATGATTCCCACTATGGCCCCTTCAAAGGAGAGGTTACATGTGATGCTTCCACCATTACCATATGCAACCAATACATTCAGGTCTATTCCTCCCCTGATCCATCTGTATTGCCTTGGGCTAAACTAGGTGTAGATGTAGTCATAGAAGCTACTGGTCATTTTTTAGATACAAAGGGGGCAACCAGCCATTTAACAGCAGGTGCCAAACAGGTAGTACTTTCAGCACCTGCTAAGGATCAAGCTATTCCTACTATTGTACTGGGTATAAATGATGATATTTTAAAAACAAAGCCAGTTATTTTATCTAATGCTTCCTGTACCACCAATTGTTTGGCACCAGTTGCCAAAGTATTAGATGATCATTTTAGTATAGAACAAGGGGTGATTAATACCATTCATGCTTATACAGCTGATCAGTCGCTACAAGATGCACCGCATAATGATTTAAGAAGAGCAAGAGCAGCTGGGCTATCTATTATTCCTACCTCTACAGGAGCGGCCAAAGCAATAGGGCTGGTAATGCCTCATTTAGCAGGCAAATTAGATGGAATGGCCATGAGGGTTCCTGTTTCAAATGGTTCAGTAGTAGACTTTACTGCACTATTAAAAAAAGAAACTACTAAGGAAGCTTTAAATCAGACCATGTATGAAGCAGCCCAAGGTCCACTTAAACATATACTCGCCTATACGGAAGATCCGATTGTTTCTGTAGATGTAATAGGAAGTACCCAGTCTTCTGTTTTTGATGGAAAATTAACCTACGTTAATGGAAAACTGGTAAAAGTAATTAGTTGGTACGACAACGAAGGAAGTTACGCCCATCGGCTGATAGAAATTATACGACTGCTCTAA
- a CDS encoding transglycosylase domain-containing protein, whose translation MEKIIRILWKCFAAAIISIPTYLFSVQVDFYHLYGSMPSTELLENPQSEFASELYAADGVLLGKYFRNNRSSVTYEEISPNMIHALIASEDYRFEKHAGIDLRGLLRAFFLSIVLQQNKGGGSTLTQQLAKNLFNIRKETNYRGRCSHIPFLSKLILKTKEWILAVQLERAYTKQELIAMYLNTVTFGSNTYGIKVAARTFFNKTAAELRIEEAALLVGLLRAPTRYSPIKNPEKANHIRNVVLRQMVKYGFLKKSDYNLISEIPTELHYQEENYEKGIAPYFRAVVRDFLLKWTQENGYDLFSDGLRIYTTIDSRMQVHAEDAVKEHMAQLQAKFDDHWKDQNPWIHENGNEIADYIEKEIQTTPFSQRLHKDYGTDAESIHRVLHTPVPTLLFSWNGPIQKMITPIEAFKHHRRILQAGCMAMDPYTGHIKAWVGGIDYKYFQYDHVKQSKRQTGSTFKPIVYTVALDNGFLPTDLVTDVPVTFLQPNGEMWTPQNAWKSYSGKPYTLRYAMAKSYNSITAYLIKQIGAQRVVDCANRMGIKGPLDPVPAICLGCSDASIYEMVGAYSTFLNEGVWTEPFFITHIEDKHGNILQTFIPQHCEAIHKDTADLMTYMLQGALDEGALNSVPIALREENDIAGKSGTTSNHSDGWFIGLTQNLCTGVWVGGEDRCIHFRDFKLGNGSATARPIWEKFIMKLYNDPYLTYRKGPLITNRIFSERVKNIIQGKPKHNLGLSGHRSNDASTDLADKQKTAIALDIDKIL comes from the coding sequence ATGGAAAAAATAATACGCATACTCTGGAAATGTTTTGCAGCAGCAATTATAAGTATTCCTACTTATCTTTTTTCTGTTCAAGTTGATTTTTACCATTTATATGGTAGCATGCCCTCAACAGAATTATTAGAAAACCCACAAAGCGAATTCGCTTCTGAGCTCTATGCTGCAGATGGCGTTTTGCTGGGCAAGTATTTTAGAAACAACCGCAGCTCTGTAACTTACGAAGAAATTTCGCCCAATATGATTCATGCGCTTATCGCCTCGGAAGACTACCGTTTTGAAAAACATGCTGGCATAGATTTAAGGGGCTTATTACGTGCCTTTTTTCTTTCGATTGTATTACAACAAAACAAAGGAGGGGGAAGTACGCTTACCCAACAGTTGGCTAAAAACCTCTTTAACATTAGAAAAGAGACAAACTATCGAGGCAGATGTTCGCATATTCCCTTCCTTAGTAAACTGATCCTTAAAACAAAAGAATGGATCTTAGCGGTTCAACTAGAACGTGCTTATACCAAGCAAGAGCTTATAGCCATGTATCTGAATACAGTTACCTTTGGGAGTAATACATATGGTATTAAAGTAGCCGCACGTACATTTTTTAACAAAACAGCGGCCGAATTACGCATAGAAGAAGCTGCACTATTGGTAGGACTATTACGTGCACCTACCCGATACAGTCCTATCAAAAATCCTGAAAAAGCCAACCATATTAGAAACGTAGTATTAAGACAAATGGTCAAGTATGGATTTTTAAAAAAGTCTGATTATAACCTTATTTCAGAAATACCTACCGAGTTACACTATCAAGAAGAAAATTATGAAAAAGGCATAGCACCCTATTTTAGAGCAGTAGTACGTGATTTTCTATTAAAATGGACGCAAGAAAATGGATATGATCTTTTTTCAGATGGACTGCGCATCTATACAACCATTGATAGTCGGATGCAAGTGCACGCAGAAGATGCTGTAAAAGAACACATGGCGCAGTTGCAAGCTAAATTTGATGACCACTGGAAAGATCAGAATCCATGGATTCATGAAAATGGGAACGAAATAGCAGACTATATTGAAAAAGAAATACAAACAACACCTTTTTCCCAAAGGTTACATAAAGATTATGGAACAGATGCCGAGTCAATTCATAGGGTATTGCATACACCTGTACCCACTCTATTATTTTCCTGGAATGGGCCTATTCAAAAAATGATCACCCCTATAGAAGCGTTTAAACATCATCGAAGGATATTACAGGCCGGATGTATGGCCATGGATCCCTATACAGGCCATATTAAAGCCTGGGTAGGTGGTATTGATTACAAATATTTTCAGTACGATCATGTAAAACAGAGCAAGCGACAAACCGGTTCAACTTTTAAGCCTATTGTCTATACAGTAGCATTAGATAATGGTTTCTTGCCTACAGATCTGGTAACAGATGTACCCGTTACGTTCTTACAACCCAATGGTGAAATGTGGACACCGCAAAATGCGTGGAAAAGCTATTCTGGTAAGCCCTATACCTTGCGTTATGCTATGGCTAAATCTTACAATTCTATCACAGCTTATTTGATTAAACAGATTGGCGCCCAACGCGTTGTAGACTGTGCCAACCGAATGGGTATCAAAGGGCCTTTAGATCCGGTTCCTGCTATTTGTCTGGGTTGTAGTGATGCTTCTATTTATGAAATGGTAGGTGCCTATAGTACTTTTTTGAATGAAGGGGTTTGGACAGAACCTTTCTTTATTACCCATATTGAAGATAAACATGGTAATATATTACAAACCTTTATTCCACAACATTGCGAAGCGATTCATAAAGATACCGCTGATCTTATGACTTATATGCTGCAAGGCGCGCTGGATGAAGGCGCTTTAAATAGTGTACCTATTGCCCTAAGAGAAGAGAACGATATAGCAGGGAAATCGGGTACCACCTCTAATCATTCCGATGGTTGGTTTATAGGGTTAACCCAGAATCTTTGTACGGGGGTTTGGGTAGGTGGAGAAGACCGCTGTATTCACTTTAGAGATTTTAAGCTAGGAAATGGCAGTGCAACCGCTCGCCCTATATGGGAAAAATTTATTATGAAGTTGTATAATGATCCTTATCTAACTTATAGAAAAGGGCCTTTGATTACAAACAGAATTTTTTCTGAAAGGGTAAAAAATATTATTCAAGGTAAACCTAAGCATAACTTGGGTCTATCTGGCCATAGATCTAATGATGCATCGACCGATCTAGCCGATAAACAGAAAACAGCTATAGCACTAGACATAGATAAAATACTTTAA
- the rho gene encoding transcription termination factor Rho, with amino-acid sequence MYNIGELNQKLISELRELAEKFKIKSYKTLSKEELIYKILDQQALLPVREVTQKKHTPMATLQPKEVSPPLSPKKSYTKSKAVEIQIDTNVEDKNSEVTESAKSGVIQCAPISTTKEANESTALSEKGKKETVAQHNLDTTIEGEGVLEIMQDGYGFLRSSDYHYLASPDDVYVSPSQIKLFNLKTGDTIRGKIRPPKEGEKYFALLKVIYMNGVTTEEGRNRIPFEHLTPLFPHNKLHISNGSSQYSTRIMDLFSPIGKGQRGMIVAQPKTGKTVLLKEIANAIASNHPEVYLIVLLIGERPEEVTDMSRNVQAEVIASTFDEQAERHVKVSNIVLEKAKRMVECGRDVVILLDSITRLARAHNTVSPSSGKVLSGGIDANALHKPQRFFGAARNVEHGGSLTILATALIDTGSKMDEVIFEEFKGTGNMELQLDRKLANKRIYPAIDVPASGTRHEELLIGKEELARIWILRNIMADMSSTEAMDFLLKKMRGTRNNEEFLVSMSN; translated from the coding sequence ATGTACAATATCGGAGAACTCAATCAAAAACTTATTTCTGAGTTGCGCGAATTAGCAGAAAAATTTAAAATTAAAAGCTATAAAACGCTTTCGAAGGAAGAACTTATTTATAAAATATTAGACCAGCAAGCGCTACTACCTGTAAGGGAAGTTACTCAGAAAAAGCATACGCCAATGGCTACCCTGCAACCAAAAGAGGTATCCCCACCTTTATCACCCAAAAAAAGTTATACAAAATCTAAGGCAGTAGAAATACAAATTGACACTAATGTAGAAGATAAAAATAGTGAAGTTACCGAGTCAGCTAAATCAGGAGTGATCCAATGCGCGCCTATTTCTACTACAAAAGAGGCAAATGAATCTACCGCTTTATCTGAAAAAGGAAAAAAAGAGACAGTAGCCCAGCACAATTTAGATACTACGATTGAAGGAGAAGGTGTACTGGAAATTATGCAAGATGGCTATGGATTCTTGCGTTCATCTGACTATCATTATTTAGCTAGCCCAGATGACGTCTATGTATCTCCCTCTCAAATCAAGTTATTTAATCTAAAAACAGGTGACACCATCCGTGGAAAAATACGTCCACCGAAAGAAGGAGAAAAATATTTTGCACTTTTAAAAGTAATATATATGAATGGCGTGACGACAGAAGAGGGACGCAATCGTATTCCCTTTGAACATCTTACGCCACTTTTTCCACATAATAAGTTACATATTTCCAACGGGTCTAGCCAATATTCAACCCGTATTATGGACTTATTCTCACCTATTGGTAAGGGACAACGTGGTATGATTGTAGCCCAGCCTAAGACGGGTAAAACAGTACTATTAAAAGAGATCGCCAATGCCATTGCATCCAATCATCCAGAAGTTTATTTAATTGTTCTTTTAATTGGGGAACGTCCTGAAGAAGTGACAGATATGTCCAGAAATGTACAAGCAGAAGTGATCGCTTCGACTTTTGATGAACAAGCTGAACGGCATGTAAAAGTTTCTAATATTGTTTTAGAAAAGGCAAAGAGAATGGTAGAATGTGGTCGTGATGTAGTTATCCTCTTGGATTCTATTACCCGATTGGCTCGGGCACATAATACGGTCAGTCCCTCTTCTGGTAAAGTACTTTCTGGTGGTATTGATGCCAATGCACTGCACAAACCACAGCGATTTTTTGGTGCAGCGCGCAATGTAGAGCATGGAGGTTCATTGACCATTTTGGCTACAGCACTTATTGATACAGGATCTAAAATGGATGAAGTAATTTTTGAAGAGTTCAAGGGTACGGGTAATATGGAATTACAACTGGATCGAAAGTTAGCCAATAAGCGTATCTATCCAGCTATTGATGTGCCTGCTTCTGGAACAAGACATGAAGAGTTGTTAATAGGTAAAGAGGAATTGGCACGAATTTGGATATTACGCAACATTATGGCAGATATGAGTTCTACAGAAGCTATGGATTTCTTACTTAAAAAAATGAGGGGTACACGTAATAATGAAGAGTTTTTGGTTTCTATGAGCAATTAG
- the serS gene encoding serine--tRNA ligase — MIELHRIRTDKEAVINGLHQRGVSNAEELIQAICNLDIEKRAIQFQLDNLSATLNKLNQEIADLLRKNDGAAPLEAKKEESNQLKKSIKQLVEKFKAHALDLLVQLYALPNLPHESVPVGSHADHNLIIYQTSRMVVKGPLAHWDLVKKYDLVDFELGNKITGAGFPVYKGKGARLQRALINFFLDQALKAGYTEIQPPILVNEASAYATGQLPDKEGQMYQIGSTPLYLIPTSEVSITNIYRDAIIAETALPIKHVGYTPCFRREAGSWGADVRGLNRLHQFDKVELVQIAHPDASYANLEEMLTYVQGLVEHLALPYRVLKLCHGDLGFCAAMTYDIEVHAIGQDKWLEVSSISNFETFQSNRLSLRYKDKTKKTCLLHTLNGSGLALPRVLAALLELNQTPEGIRIPKVLQPYTGFDIID, encoded by the coding sequence ATGATTGAGTTACATCGTATAAGAACAGACAAAGAAGCAGTAATAAATGGCTTACATCAGCGAGGTGTATCTAATGCAGAAGAGCTTATTCAAGCCATATGCAACCTGGACATAGAAAAACGGGCCATACAATTTCAATTAGACAACTTATCCGCTACACTCAATAAGCTAAATCAGGAAATAGCAGATCTCTTGCGCAAAAACGATGGAGCTGCTCCGTTAGAAGCAAAAAAAGAAGAAAGCAACCAATTAAAAAAAAGCATTAAGCAGTTGGTAGAGAAATTTAAAGCACATGCATTAGATCTATTGGTGCAGCTTTATGCGCTTCCAAACTTGCCTCATGAAAGCGTACCAGTAGGGAGCCATGCTGATCATAATCTTATTATTTATCAAACGTCACGAATGGTTGTAAAAGGGCCTTTGGCCCATTGGGATTTGGTTAAAAAATATGACTTAGTTGACTTTGAGTTAGGCAATAAAATTACCGGTGCTGGTTTCCCAGTATATAAGGGAAAAGGTGCTAGGTTACAACGTGCTTTAATCAACTTTTTTTTGGATCAAGCATTAAAAGCAGGCTATACCGAAATTCAACCTCCTATTTTGGTAAATGAAGCATCTGCCTATGCAACGGGTCAACTCCCTGACAAAGAAGGCCAGATGTATCAAATTGGATCCACACCATTATATCTAATACCTACTTCAGAAGTCTCCATCACCAATATCTATCGTGATGCCATTATAGCAGAGACTGCTCTACCCATTAAACATGTAGGGTATACACCCTGCTTTAGAAGAGAAGCAGGCTCTTGGGGCGCTGACGTACGCGGACTGAATAGGTTGCATCAATTTGATAAGGTAGAATTGGTTCAGATTGCCCATCCGGACGCTTCTTACGCAAACTTAGAAGAAATGTTAACCTATGTACAAGGATTGGTGGAACACCTGGCGCTACCTTACCGTGTTCTAAAGCTTTGTCATGGAGATTTAGGGTTTTGTGCTGCTATGACCTATGACATAGAGGTGCATGCCATAGGTCAAGATAAATGGCTAGAAGTGAGCTCAATTAGCAATTTTGAAACCTTCCAATCCAATAGGTTGTCCTTAAGATATAAGGATAAAACCAAAAAAACTTGTCTTTTACATACCTTAAATGGCAGTGGGCTGGCCCTTCCACGTGTACTAGCTGCACTGTTGGAATTAAATCAAACCCCAGAGGGGATCCGTATTCCAAAGGTCTTACAACCTTATACAGGATTTGATATAATCGACTAA
- the prmC gene encoding peptide chain release factor N(5)-glutamine methyltransferase, producing MNQLSNTPSSVVEMPLLTLSDLFCQSLALAIPNQLECRAIVQQLLNYYLQVDLTDYILNPLCTISPPVQKNLLDGLSRLKKYEPIQYVIGTTYFVGNLFKVTPAVLIPRPETEEWVTCLMRHLSPPASILDIGTGSGCIAITLKKQFPTALVDALDISKEALAVAAYNAAQLGVDVHFIKADILTDPLPSCNWSLIVSNPPYVSIQEKAFMHPNVLDYEPHLALFVDDDDPLLFYRQIIQCAVRHLCLNGILCLEINEALGEKIVDLLCCANFKEISLYKDIRQKDRWIMAVLNDKPNI from the coding sequence ATGAATCAACTTTCTAATACGCCATCTTCTGTAGTTGAAATGCCTCTTCTTACACTATCAGATCTATTCTGCCAGTCGTTAGCCTTGGCTATACCCAACCAACTAGAATGCCGTGCTATAGTACAACAATTGTTGAACTATTATTTACAAGTTGATCTAACAGATTATATACTCAATCCACTCTGTACCATTTCACCTCCTGTTCAAAAAAATCTGTTGGATGGGTTAAGTAGATTAAAAAAGTATGAGCCCATTCAATACGTTATTGGCACCACCTATTTTGTGGGCAATCTCTTTAAGGTAACGCCTGCTGTACTGATTCCACGACCAGAAACAGAAGAATGGGTAACATGTTTAATGCGTCATCTTTCACCTCCTGCCTCTATCCTAGATATAGGAACCGGTAGTGGTTGCATTGCTATTACCCTTAAGAAGCAGTTTCCAACGGCTTTAGTAGATGCGCTTGATATAAGTAAAGAAGCTTTAGCGGTTGCTGCCTATAATGCAGCGCAGTTAGGTGTGGACGTGCATTTTATAAAAGCGGATATTTTAACAGATCCACTTCCTTCATGTAATTGGTCGTTAATCGTTAGCAATCCCCCCTATGTATCCATACAGGAAAAGGCTTTTATGCATCCAAATGTGCTAGACTATGAACCTCATTTGGCTTTGTTTGTCGATGATGATGATCCACTTTTATTCTATAGACAAATTATTCAATGTGCGGTTCGTCATTTGTGCCTCAATGGTATACTTTGTTTAGAGATTAATGAAGCATTAGGTGAAAAGATTGTAGATTTATTGTGCTGCGCAAATTTTAAGGAAATATCCTTATATAAGGATATACGTCAAAAAGACAGATGGATTATGGCTGTACTAAACGATAAGCCTAATATCTAA
- the rnr gene encoding ribonuclease R, translating to MQNYTTIICKTLQQDSHHPYTIQQLCTRLNINSKSDKNKLQKALLHLVQQRKIKKLKRGRYAYASTYVTGRVDYVRAEYAYIISPDQPIDILVHQKNLLYALDKDLVKVCLFPGKRRKRPEGVVVEIIERNTAPIIGRITVSGKQPQAIFEQKRTTYTVLLDGKYNDILQENDKVVIALTSFPNTHKQLTGTVVEHLGQAGLHEVEMHAIMAEFGLKEGFPDHVVESIKNIPTVITEKEITKRRDMRHIPTFTIDPVDAKDFDDALSYQPLANGHHQVGIHIADVSHYVIPDSLLDKEAYARNTSVYLVDRCIPMLPEILSNGLCSLRPNETKLTFSAIFELDAQGKVYDKWLGETIIYSDKRFSYEEAQMAIDFQRGDFYQALTVLNHLAKQIHAKRSQKGAINFETRSLVFDLDTNGKPLKVTSKCRTDAHKLIEEFMLLANQEVATYAAYLKQKQENLRPTFIYRTHGYPDPDKLNDFFLFVNQLGYKINRAKTSIYKAMHDLEKAIQGKKEAPIIQSLAIRSMAKALYTTKPDPHFALAFAHYTHFTSPIRRYPDVLVHRLLKQYLKGEHIYDVASYEKKCQYAVEKEYLAANAERASIKYKQVEFIQNLKEQIFEGIISGITEWNMYIEILSNGCEGMVRLSDLTDDVYAFEEKHFQVVGKWSKKCYRLGDIVKVKVKNCDLDKRHINFLLC from the coding sequence GTGCAAAATTATACTACGATTATTTGTAAGACCTTACAACAAGATTCACATCACCCATATACCATACAACAACTCTGTACAAGATTAAATATCAATTCAAAATCAGACAAAAACAAGTTACAAAAAGCGTTATTACATCTTGTGCAACAGCGTAAAATTAAAAAGCTAAAAAGAGGACGTTATGCATATGCCAGTACTTATGTAACAGGTCGAGTAGATTATGTCCGTGCAGAATATGCTTATATTATCTCACCTGATCAACCTATAGATATATTAGTGCATCAAAAAAATTTACTATATGCACTAGATAAAGACTTAGTTAAGGTTTGCTTGTTTCCAGGGAAACGCCGCAAACGACCGGAGGGTGTGGTAGTAGAAATTATTGAACGCAATACTGCACCCATCATTGGACGCATCACTGTTTCTGGAAAGCAACCCCAAGCGATTTTTGAACAAAAACGGACTACATATACCGTTCTATTAGACGGAAAATATAACGACATCCTACAAGAAAATGACAAGGTAGTTATTGCATTAACTTCTTTCCCCAATACGCATAAGCAATTAACAGGTACCGTAGTGGAACATCTTGGTCAAGCTGGCCTACATGAAGTAGAGATGCATGCGATTATGGCTGAGTTTGGTTTAAAAGAGGGGTTTCCTGACCATGTAGTGGAAAGTATCAAAAATATACCTACGGTTATTACTGAAAAAGAAATAACCAAAAGAAGAGACATGCGGCATATACCTACTTTTACCATAGATCCAGTAGATGCCAAAGATTTTGATGATGCCCTCTCCTATCAGCCTCTGGCCAATGGCCACCATCAAGTAGGTATCCATATTGCAGATGTAAGTCATTACGTTATACCAGATAGCTTGCTAGATAAAGAAGCATATGCACGCAATACTTCTGTATATTTAGTAGATCGTTGTATTCCGATGTTACCGGAAATACTTTCTAATGGGTTATGTTCCTTGCGTCCAAATGAAACTAAATTAACCTTTTCAGCTATTTTTGAATTAGATGCACAAGGAAAAGTTTATGACAAATGGTTGGGAGAAACCATCATTTATTCGGATAAAAGATTTTCTTATGAAGAAGCGCAAATGGCCATAGATTTCCAAAGAGGTGATTTTTACCAAGCGCTTACGGTATTGAACCACTTAGCCAAACAGATTCATGCAAAACGCTCGCAAAAAGGAGCGATTAATTTTGAAACCCGATCGTTAGTATTTGATCTGGATACCAATGGGAAGCCACTTAAAGTGACTTCAAAGTGCCGCACAGATGCGCACAAACTTATTGAGGAGTTTATGCTACTGGCCAACCAGGAAGTAGCTACGTATGCAGCATACCTAAAACAAAAACAGGAAAATTTACGACCTACTTTTATATATAGAACACATGGCTATCCAGATCCGGACAAGTTAAATGATTTTTTTCTATTTGTGAACCAACTAGGATACAAAATAAATAGAGCCAAAACATCTATATATAAAGCCATGCATGATTTAGAAAAGGCTATTCAGGGGAAAAAAGAAGCACCTATTATCCAATCGCTGGCCATCCGATCTATGGCCAAAGCGCTTTACACCACAAAACCTGACCCACATTTTGCATTGGCCTTTGCACATTATACCCATTTTACTTCTCCGATCAGAAGGTACCCAGATGTACTGGTACACCGTCTTTTGAAGCAATATTTAAAAGGTGAACACATCTATGATGTAGCATCCTATGAAAAAAAATGCCAGTATGCTGTAGAAAAAGAATACCTCGCTGCAAATGCAGAAAGGGCTTCTATCAAATACAAACAAGTAGAATTTATACAAAATCTAAAGGAACAAATATTTGAGGGAATCATCAGTGGCATAACGGAATGGAATATGTATATAGAAATCTTATCCAATGGTTGTGAAGGAATGGTGCGCCTATCAGACCTTACCGATGATGTCTATGCTTTTGAGGAGAAGCACTTTCAAGTAGTTGGAAAATGGTCTAAAAAATGTTACCGATTAGGGGATATCGTAAAGGTAAAAGTAAAAAATTGCGATTTAGATAAACGACATATTAATTTTTTGTTATGCTAA